From a region of the Roseivirga sp. 4D4 genome:
- a CDS encoding class I SAM-dependent methyltransferase, whose translation MLQDTDYYSYLSCPFTGRKLRFLSEQELENVNERIGRRELYFHPGILVSTKLTRALVTEHQSYIYPVFDNIFYLKRETAIVAKNRTENYLKRVSQNVIDDFESRYELNTVNEQVVTSSSKKLEMLSPDRVTSLRANYPKTGENFVSICANDIDAIYNLVFETRYKRYIHVEFDLRKLKSIEAELKENTVLILADNGKLPFEDGAIDAMFSFDPINKYAKADQKFIYDDFKRVLKPGALSTVLFENDKPLHAKLLSGVDKLSKTARSVVMPWKRSKLAKIDFQGVKPAPIESQSDEIVSKTSLGRQFS comes from the coding sequence ATGCTACAAGACACTGACTACTATTCCTATCTAAGCTGTCCGTTTACCGGTCGAAAGTTGCGTTTCCTTTCCGAACAGGAATTGGAAAATGTAAATGAACGAATTGGTAGACGCGAACTGTATTTCCACCCCGGAATATTAGTCTCTACAAAACTCACTCGCGCACTTGTTACAGAGCATCAGAGTTATATCTATCCAGTATTTGATAATATCTTTTACCTCAAGAGAGAGACCGCGATAGTTGCAAAAAATCGTACGGAAAACTATCTCAAAAGAGTGAGTCAAAATGTGATTGATGACTTTGAGTCAAGGTATGAGTTGAACACAGTGAATGAACAAGTGGTCACGAGTTCGTCTAAGAAACTCGAAATGCTCAGCCCTGATCGGGTTACTTCCCTGAGGGCCAACTATCCTAAAACTGGAGAAAACTTCGTTTCGATATGTGCCAATGATATTGATGCTATTTATAATCTGGTTTTTGAAACAAGGTATAAGCGATATATTCATGTGGAGTTCGACCTAAGAAAACTAAAGTCTATCGAGGCTGAACTGAAAGAAAACACGGTTTTAATTCTGGCAGATAATGGCAAGTTGCCATTCGAAGATGGGGCAATAGATGCAATGTTTTCTTTCGACCCCATTAATAAGTATGCTAAAGCCGATCAGAAATTCATCTATGATGACTTCAAAAGAGTCTTGAAGCCTGGAGCTCTCTCAACGGTGCTCTTTGAGAATGATAAACCTTTGCATGCTAAGCTGCTTTCAGGAGTAGACAAATTATCTAAGACAGCCAGGAGTGTTGTGATGCCTTGGAAAAGGTCCAAACTAGCAAAAATTGATTTTCAAGGAGTAAAACCAGCTCCAATCGAATCACAGTCCGATGAAATTGTCAGCAAGACTTCTCTTGGTAGACAATTTTCCTAA
- the msrA gene encoding peptide-methionine (S)-S-oxide reductase MsrA codes for MSSCAQDGQTKLVALEAQDGDAIATFAGGCFWCTEAVFERVIGVKDVYSGYTGGKEENPTYRQVSYGKSTHAEAIQIIYDPEVISYQELLDIFFISHYPTQVNGQGPDRGAQYRAVVFYHDEAQKKAAESIIQKLTDSGKYKEKIATTVEAYDKFWMAEDYHQDYYELNPGNPYIIQVAIPKVKKLKKYFPDKIKAKYKTEK; via the coding sequence ATGAGCTCTTGTGCTCAAGATGGACAGACTAAACTTGTTGCCTTAGAAGCTCAGGACGGAGACGCCATTGCCACTTTTGCAGGAGGGTGCTTCTGGTGTACCGAGGCCGTCTTTGAAAGGGTAATTGGTGTGAAAGATGTTTATTCTGGCTACACTGGTGGCAAGGAAGAAAACCCAACTTACCGTCAGGTGAGTTATGGTAAATCGACTCATGCAGAGGCCATTCAGATTATTTATGATCCAGAGGTCATAAGCTATCAAGAGTTGCTTGATATCTTTTTTATTAGTCATTACCCAACACAGGTGAATGGCCAAGGGCCAGATCGAGGTGCACAATATAGAGCCGTTGTATTCTACCATGATGAAGCTCAAAAGAAAGCTGCCGAGTCGATCATTCAGAAATTGACTGACTCGGGAAAGTATAAGGAGAAAATTGCCACGACTGTTGAGGCATATGATAAATTCTGGATGGCTGAAGACTATCACCAGGATTATTACGAATTGAACCCTGGTAACCCTTACATCATTCAAGTGGCCATCCCCAAAGTCAAGAAGTTGAAAAAGTACTTTCCTGACAAGATCAAGGCGAAGTATAAGACAGAGAAATAA
- the msrB gene encoding peptide-methionine (R)-S-oxide reductase MsrB, with protein sequence MKSKVILLSGLVVILATSFFALKGQESVSQDKQKDQSEKYEIQLSEEEWKKRLTPEQYHILREQGTERAFTGKLNKFYEKGTYYSAASLQPVFSSETKYNSYSGWPSFWKPIDDDAIKLVKDTTFGMVRWEVVDSKSGSHLGHVFDDGPEPTGKRYCLNSAALIFVPEGEEPPKFKKPEN encoded by the coding sequence ATGAAGTCTAAAGTAATCTTGTTGTCAGGACTTGTGGTTATACTGGCAACTAGCTTTTTTGCTTTGAAAGGACAAGAAAGCGTGTCTCAGGATAAACAAAAGGATCAGTCAGAGAAATACGAGATCCAATTGTCAGAAGAGGAATGGAAGAAGAGGTTGACACCAGAACAATATCATATCCTTAGAGAACAGGGTACCGAACGTGCATTCACAGGAAAACTGAATAAGTTCTATGAGAAAGGAACTTATTATTCTGCTGCTTCGCTTCAACCCGTTTTTAGTTCTGAGACGAAGTATAACTCCTACTCAGGGTGGCCAAGTTTTTGGAAACCTATAGATGATGATGCCATCAAATTGGTGAAGGATACCACTTTCGGAATGGTAAGATGGGAAGTGGTGGATAGCAAAAGTGGTTCGCATTTGGGACACGTATTTGATGATGGTCCTGAACCCACAGGGAAGCGCTATTGCTTGAATTCGGCAGCTCTCATTTTTGTACCAGAAGGCGAAGAGCCTCCAAAATTTAAAAAACCTGAGAACTAA
- a CDS encoding exonuclease domain-containing protein, translated as MYAIVDIETTGSSAAYGKITEIAILIHDGKRVVDEFQSLVNPECGIPIGITSLTGISNEMVYDAPKFYEIAKEVHQLLEGNIFVAHNVNFDYSFIKKEFQELGGNLNLNKLCTVRLSRKIFPGLKSYSLGRLSEHFGIENGARHRAMGDARATVELMDLLIQNDTGQIDQFLKRNSKEADLPPNLPKKTFEDLPELTGVYYFRDEHGKVLYVGKANKIKARIRNHFSATDVVYKQGLKDQIYDISYELCGDELIAFLLESFEIKRLFPPFNKAQKYPSAKYGLYHYEDVRGFHRLSIGKVQKGHVPVKAFTSFDKARTFLIQFVKEHNLDPELCSLPASMMKYFGYSFKDSEKEELKERFKIAIASLDDAKQTYCLLGEGRTIGEKSVVLVEEGAYKGFGFFDNDFKGDSLDELRDIVQVYPDNPEVHRIINQFKEKRQILTF; from the coding sequence ATGTACGCGATTGTCGACATAGAAACTACAGGTAGCTCAGCGGCCTATGGCAAGATCACTGAGATTGCCATACTCATTCATGATGGCAAACGAGTGGTCGATGAATTCCAGTCATTGGTGAACCCTGAATGTGGTATTCCTATAGGGATCACTTCGCTTACGGGTATTTCTAACGAAATGGTGTATGACGCTCCCAAGTTTTATGAGATAGCGAAAGAGGTTCATCAGCTCCTGGAAGGCAATATATTTGTAGCCCACAATGTCAATTTCGATTACTCTTTCATCAAGAAAGAATTTCAAGAGCTTGGCGGAAACCTCAACCTCAATAAACTCTGTACTGTGAGATTGAGTCGTAAGATATTTCCAGGCTTAAAATCCTACAGCCTGGGAAGGCTTAGCGAGCACTTTGGAATTGAAAATGGGGCACGACATAGGGCTATGGGCGATGCTAGAGCCACGGTTGAATTAATGGACCTTTTGATCCAAAACGATACGGGGCAGATCGATCAATTTTTAAAGCGAAACTCGAAAGAGGCAGATTTACCGCCAAACCTTCCTAAAAAGACTTTTGAGGACCTTCCAGAGCTTACAGGGGTTTATTATTTCCGCGATGAACATGGAAAGGTGCTTTATGTCGGTAAGGCAAATAAGATCAAGGCCCGTATCAGAAATCATTTTTCTGCCACTGATGTAGTTTATAAACAAGGCTTGAAGGATCAGATTTACGATATCTCTTACGAGCTGTGTGGCGATGAACTGATCGCCTTTCTTCTGGAGTCCTTCGAAATAAAAAGACTGTTTCCTCCGTTCAATAAGGCGCAAAAATATCCTTCGGCCAAATACGGATTGTATCATTATGAAGATGTAAGAGGCTTTCATCGATTGTCTATAGGGAAAGTGCAAAAGGGGCACGTTCCAGTCAAGGCATTTACGTCTTTTGATAAGGCAAGAACCTTCCTGATCCAATTTGTAAAAGAACATAACCTCGATCCTGAACTGTGTAGCCTTCCAGCTTCAATGATGAAGTATTTCGGCTATTCTTTCAAAGACTCTGAAAAAGAAGAACTGAAGGAACGATTTAAAATCGCGATAGCCTCATTAGATGATGCCAAGCAGACCTATTGCTTGTTGGGTGAGGGTAGAACCATAGGAGAGAAGAGCGTGGTTCTGGTAGAAGAAGGTGCTTATAAGGGGTTTGGTTTTTTTGATAATGACTTCAAGGGAGATTCACTGGACGAATTGAGAGACATTGTTCAAGTTTATCCTGACAATCCCGAGGTACACCGGATTATCAATCAATTCAAAGAGAAGCGACAAATCTTGACATTTTAG
- a CDS encoding restriction endonuclease, producing the protein MKSTLIKKSSGELVPFSTEKLEHSLFRSGASPELIQKITNSVLALPTQNLSTKEVYKHAFQLLRKSSFQLAARYKLQKAILELGPSGYPFEEYVSHLFAFQGLDSDVGVIMKGKRITHEVDVWAKNHEVQYIVECKHHSNQNYKSDIKVVLYVHSRFNDVVSQLKKQQSPKLQYKCWIVTNTRFTADAVAYASGENIELMAWNFPSKGSLRDRIDISGLYPITCLCSLTKSEKQFLLDQKVVLCKEILDRPALLNFIRSKKTDKVIEECKSLVKGD; encoded by the coding sequence ATGAAAAGCACATTGATAAAAAAGTCTTCTGGAGAACTGGTTCCCTTCTCCACCGAGAAGCTGGAACACTCGCTTTTTCGTTCTGGGGCAAGCCCCGAACTCATTCAAAAAATCACCAATTCGGTGCTAGCTTTACCCACCCAAAACCTGAGTACAAAAGAGGTATATAAACATGCCTTTCAGTTGCTCAGAAAATCGTCTTTCCAGCTTGCCGCACGATACAAGTTGCAAAAGGCAATATTGGAATTGGGTCCATCTGGCTACCCCTTCGAGGAGTATGTCTCTCATCTCTTTGCATTTCAGGGTTTGGATTCAGATGTGGGGGTTATTATGAAAGGCAAACGCATTACACATGAGGTGGATGTCTGGGCAAAAAACCACGAGGTGCAATACATAGTGGAATGCAAACATCACAGTAACCAGAATTACAAATCAGATATTAAAGTTGTCCTATATGTACATTCTCGATTCAATGATGTGGTGTCACAATTGAAGAAACAGCAGTCACCCAAACTACAGTACAAGTGTTGGATTGTCACCAATACTCGTTTTACTGCTGATGCAGTTGCTTATGCTTCAGGAGAAAACATTGAGCTAATGGCCTGGAACTTCCCGAGCAAAGGAAGCCTTAGAGACAGGATTGACATCTCGGGTTTATATCCGATTACATGCCTCTGCTCATTGACTAAGTCAGAAAAACAGTTCTTACTCGATCAAAAAGTCGTGCTCTGCAAGGAGATATTAGATCGTCCAGCCCTGCTAAACTTTATTCGTTCTAAAAAGACCGATAAAGTCATTGAGGAGTGTAAGTCACTCGTCAAAGGCGATTAA
- a CDS encoding nucleoside triphosphate pyrophosphohydrolase family protein has translation MEEPKALNSVAEFHKTFKHPILPSPQIPSADRCKLRVSLIAEELKELEEAIADNDLVEVADALADIQYVLSGAILEFGLGDKFKTLFDEVQRSNMSKTCKTMEEAEATRAHYQQKDGTESYIEESDGHFLVYRKGDNKTLKSVNYSPADLKSILADHL, from the coding sequence ATGGAAGAACCGAAAGCACTCAACAGCGTAGCTGAATTTCACAAAACTTTTAAACACCCGATTTTACCATCACCACAAATTCCTTCTGCAGACAGGTGCAAGCTTAGAGTTTCTTTGATTGCTGAAGAACTGAAAGAGTTGGAAGAGGCAATTGCCGATAACGACTTAGTAGAAGTAGCAGATGCATTGGCCGATATACAGTATGTACTTTCTGGGGCTATTCTGGAATTTGGTTTAGGTGACAAGTTTAAGACACTGTTTGATGAGGTACAAAGATCAAACATGAGTAAGACTTGCAAGACTATGGAAGAGGCAGAAGCCACCAGAGCCCATTACCAGCAAAAGGATGGTACGGAAAGTTACATTGAGGAGTCTGACGGGCACTTTTTGGTGTATCGAAAAGGAGACAACAAGACGCTCAAGTCAGTTAATTACTCACCTGCTGATTTAAAAAGCATTTTAGCTGACCATCTCTGA
- a CDS encoding DUF456 domain-containing protein, with protein MDIILVILGSICMIVGILGCFLPIIPGPPVSFIGILLLEWTEKSPFDSDTLWLWGLVAAGVTALDYVVPVYGTKKFGGTKRGVWGSTIGLIVGLFFGPLGIILGPFIGAFLGEMSTGKATNKQALRAAFGAFVGFAVGVLIKLIASGWMAWIFFTNIF; from the coding sequence ATGGATATTATTCTCGTCATTTTAGGGTCAATCTGTATGATTGTGGGTATTCTTGGGTGTTTTCTTCCAATTATTCCCGGCCCTCCTGTTAGCTTCATTGGCATATTACTGCTTGAATGGACTGAAAAGTCTCCCTTTGATTCAGATACTTTGTGGTTATGGGGGCTAGTAGCTGCAGGGGTTACGGCATTAGACTATGTGGTTCCTGTTTACGGCACCAAAAAGTTCGGAGGTACCAAGCGAGGTGTATGGGGTAGCACAATTGGCTTGATTGTAGGTTTGTTCTTTGGCCCACTAGGAATAATTCTCGGACCCTTTATTGGTGCTTTTTTGGGTGAGATGAGTACGGGGAAGGCCACTAATAAACAAGCCCTAAGAGCTGCATTTGGTGCTTTCGTTGGCTTTGCGGTTGGAGTGCTGATTAAATTAATCGCCTCCGGTTGGATGGCCTGGATTTTCTTCACTAATATCTTCTAG
- a CDS encoding PIG-L family deacetylase: MKLQFKILLLISLFTFGNFASAQAPKKLNAAEIKQALNKLEVLGSVLYVAAHPDDENTRLIGYMSLERKLRTGYLAMTRGDGGQNLIGTEIREYLGIIRTQELLAARRKDGSEQFFTRTNDFGFSKDPDETFNTWDRDDALADVVWNVRKFRPDVMIARFDTTRGRPGMHGHHTASALLAMEAFEIANDPTKYPEQLKYVKPWQPKGLYWNTYNFGRGGANHEGQDGYYTVDLGEYNALLGKSYGEIAALSSSEHKSQGFGRMGSRGQNKEFLMSWKGALPKGDVFADIDQTWNRVKGGEKVSALISKANKDYDLENPSAIVPTLLQAREALLSLEDEYWKNVKLKELDVVIKSAMGLYLEVAARTYSAVPGELVPIYFEAINRSNLSTRLKSIRLPSVSKRIAVGKTLKNNVRLIQNDSIKILDDMAYSQPYWLAQEASLGMYRVDDQEMIGLAENPGAITATFELEIDGKPYEYTTDIIHKRSDRVKGEVYRPFAITPPVMAEIKESVLIFPDNEPKTINVVVKAGRSNVNGVVSLDLPSGWKSNPASVDYDLKQKNEELSVAFSVLPPTNPEEAYIGVSASYNGKTYDRGLKTIEYDHIPVQTIFPKSNTKVARVDINRTSQYIGYIMGSGDAIPESLEQVGYTVTILDPNNITAESLEAFETVIVGVRAYNTIERMSVVQPRLMEYVKGGGTVITQYNTSMRNQREIGPYPFRISRDRVTVEEANVTILAPDHPIINGPNKITEKDFEGWVQERGLYFPNQWDAKYTPILSSNDPGETPKNGGLLVAEYGEGYFVYTGYSWFRELPAGVSGAFRIFTNMISLGQEKPKNTTLNSVENNKK, translated from the coding sequence ATGAAACTACAATTCAAGATTCTTCTCTTAATCTCACTATTCACGTTCGGCAATTTCGCATCAGCACAAGCACCCAAAAAGCTTAATGCGGCAGAAATAAAACAAGCTTTAAATAAACTAGAGGTGTTAGGATCTGTACTCTATGTGGCAGCACATCCAGACGATGAGAATACCCGACTGATTGGCTATATGTCACTGGAAAGAAAACTCCGCACGGGCTATTTGGCTATGACAAGAGGAGATGGTGGACAGAATTTGATTGGTACAGAAATAAGAGAATACTTGGGTATTATAAGAACCCAAGAGCTTCTAGCGGCTCGTAGAAAGGACGGCAGCGAGCAATTTTTTACAAGGACCAATGATTTCGGATTTTCGAAAGATCCTGACGAAACTTTTAATACCTGGGATCGGGATGATGCCCTTGCGGATGTAGTTTGGAATGTCAGAAAGTTCAGGCCTGATGTGATGATCGCAAGATTTGATACAACGAGAGGAAGACCTGGAATGCATGGTCATCATACCGCGTCTGCATTGCTTGCTATGGAGGCCTTCGAAATAGCAAATGATCCAACCAAGTACCCAGAACAACTGAAATATGTAAAGCCTTGGCAACCCAAAGGACTTTACTGGAACACCTATAACTTCGGTAGAGGTGGTGCCAATCACGAAGGTCAAGACGGTTATTATACCGTTGACTTGGGAGAGTATAATGCATTATTAGGCAAGTCTTATGGTGAGATTGCCGCACTGAGTAGCAGTGAGCATAAGTCTCAAGGCTTTGGGAGGATGGGTTCTCGAGGTCAGAACAAGGAATTTTTGATGAGCTGGAAAGGCGCTCTACCGAAGGGGGATGTCTTTGCCGATATCGATCAAACTTGGAATAGAGTCAAAGGAGGAGAAAAGGTGTCTGCGTTGATCTCAAAGGCCAACAAAGACTATGACCTGGAAAATCCTTCGGCTATTGTTCCAACGTTATTACAAGCTAGAGAGGCCCTGCTTAGCCTCGAAGATGAGTATTGGAAGAACGTAAAATTGAAAGAGCTAGATGTAGTTATCAAGTCGGCCATGGGGCTTTATCTTGAAGTCGCGGCTAGAACTTACAGTGCTGTACCCGGAGAATTAGTACCCATTTATTTCGAAGCCATTAACCGTTCTAATCTATCTACAAGACTCAAGTCAATCAGGTTGCCGTCTGTAAGTAAGCGCATAGCTGTTGGCAAAACGCTAAAGAATAATGTGAGATTGATCCAGAATGATTCTATCAAGATTCTTGATGATATGGCTTACTCTCAACCTTACTGGTTGGCGCAAGAGGCTTCTTTAGGAATGTACCGAGTAGATGATCAAGAAATGATCGGACTCGCAGAGAACCCAGGGGCTATTACCGCCACCTTCGAATTAGAAATTGACGGAAAGCCTTATGAGTACACCACCGATATTATTCATAAGAGAAGCGATCGTGTTAAGGGAGAGGTGTATAGACCATTTGCAATCACTCCCCCTGTAATGGCGGAGATTAAGGAAAGTGTATTGATCTTCCCTGATAATGAGCCAAAGACCATCAATGTGGTAGTGAAGGCTGGTAGATCTAACGTCAACGGTGTTGTAAGCCTTGACTTACCTTCAGGTTGGAAGTCCAACCCGGCATCGGTCGACTATGACCTAAAGCAAAAGAATGAAGAGCTATCTGTGGCTTTCAGTGTTTTACCTCCAACAAACCCAGAGGAGGCATATATTGGTGTAAGTGCTTCATATAATGGAAAGACCTATGACAGAGGTTTGAAAACGATCGAATACGATCATATCCCGGTTCAGACCATTTTTCCTAAGAGCAATACGAAAGTGGCTAGGGTAGATATTAATAGAACTAGTCAGTATATCGGATATATCATGGGCTCTGGAGATGCAATTCCAGAAAGTTTGGAACAGGTCGGTTATACCGTCACCATTCTTGACCCTAACAACATTACTGCCGAAAGCCTAGAGGCCTTTGAAACAGTTATTGTAGGTGTAAGAGCATACAATACAATAGAGCGAATGAGCGTGGTCCAACCTCGTTTAATGGAGTATGTCAAAGGCGGAGGTACAGTAATTACTCAGTACAATACTTCAATGAGAAATCAACGAGAAATAGGCCCATATCCATTTCGCATTTCACGAGATCGCGTGACCGTTGAAGAAGCTAACGTAACGATTCTGGCACCAGATCATCCAATTATTAATGGTCCAAATAAGATCACAGAGAAGGATTTTGAAGGTTGGGTACAGGAGAGAGGGCTTTATTTTCCAAATCAATGGGATGCAAAATATACACCAATTCTCTCGAGTAACGACCCTGGTGAAACACCGAAGAACGGAGGGCTTTTGGTAGCTGAATACGGTGAAGGATACTTCGTCTATACAGGTTATTCATGGTTTCGTGAGTTGCCGGCAGGGGTGTCGGGTGCATTCAGAATATTCACTAATATGATTTCACTAGGTCAGGAAAAGCCAAAAAACACTACCTTGAACTCAGTGGAAAACAATAAGAAATGA
- a CDS encoding sodium:solute symporter: MSTIDWIVLFGTLLSIVAYGVWKTRGTKDMDSYLRGGSDVKWWAIGLSIMATQASAITFLSTPGQAYTDGMRFIQFYFGLPIAMILIAVFFLPIYYKLKVYTAYEYLETRFDMKTRMLAAFIFLIQRGLGAGITIYAPSIILSSLLGWDLKLTNIIIGVMVIIYTVSGGTKAVTQTQKAQMAIMMGGMVLAGYLVIVSLPSGVGFGDALQVAGKMGKLNVVNFEFDLSDRYNFWSGITGAVFLFMSYFGTDQSQVQRYLSGKSLSESRLGLMMNGLLKVPMQFIILLIGAMVFVFYQYNQPPVFFNETVKEQVYETPYADEFRGLESDYEDVFERKLEAVNDLTAAVDSGDETQVAVAKARVNQMQTQSDAIRDEARAMIGEAVPGAEVNDKDYIFMNYVMSVLPIGIVGLLFAVIFSAAMSSTSSELNALGSTTTIDFYKRRVKQDGDDLHYLKSSKMFTLAWGILAIIVASTLSLFENLIQAVNLIGSLFYPTVLGIFVVAFFFKSIKSNAVFIGAVLSQIAIIVIHYLNTIGQAGIFKMGFLWYNAFGCILVIVFSFIIKVVRDR, encoded by the coding sequence ATGAGTACTATTGACTGGATTGTACTCTTTGGTACGCTTCTTTCCATTGTGGCCTATGGTGTTTGGAAAACGCGTGGTACCAAAGACATGGACAGCTATTTAAGAGGTGGGAGCGATGTGAAATGGTGGGCCATTGGTTTGTCCATTATGGCGACTCAAGCCAGTGCCATTACCTTCCTTTCCACTCCGGGTCAGGCCTATACGGATGGCATGCGTTTCATCCAATTCTACTTTGGTTTGCCGATCGCAATGATCTTGATAGCGGTCTTTTTCTTACCGATTTACTATAAGCTAAAAGTTTATACTGCCTACGAGTATCTGGAGACACGATTCGATATGAAAACTCGAATGTTAGCTGCTTTTATCTTTTTAATACAGAGAGGTTTAGGTGCTGGTATTACAATCTATGCTCCATCTATAATTTTATCTTCTTTATTGGGTTGGGATCTCAAACTGACCAACATCATTATTGGTGTTATGGTGATTATCTACACAGTTTCAGGTGGTACCAAAGCAGTCACTCAAACACAGAAGGCGCAAATGGCCATTATGATGGGTGGTATGGTCTTGGCGGGATACCTCGTGATTGTTTCCTTGCCCTCGGGGGTTGGCTTCGGAGATGCGCTTCAGGTAGCTGGAAAAATGGGCAAATTGAACGTGGTTAACTTCGAATTTGACCTGAGCGATCGTTATAATTTCTGGTCGGGTATTACAGGGGCTGTATTCCTGTTTATGTCATATTTTGGCACAGATCAATCTCAGGTGCAGCGCTATTTATCCGGCAAATCGCTTTCAGAAAGCCGATTGGGGCTTATGATGAATGGCCTGCTGAAGGTACCGATGCAATTTATCATCCTGCTGATTGGCGCGATGGTCTTTGTATTTTATCAATACAATCAACCACCAGTCTTCTTCAATGAAACAGTGAAAGAACAGGTTTACGAAACGCCCTATGCCGATGAATTCCGTGGCTTAGAATCAGACTATGAAGACGTATTTGAGCGTAAGCTTGAGGCTGTAAATGACCTTACTGCAGCCGTTGACTCTGGAGATGAAACTCAAGTGGCAGTGGCAAAAGCACGTGTTAACCAGATGCAAACCCAATCTGACGCCATCAGAGATGAGGCAAGGGCAATGATAGGTGAGGCCGTGCCAGGCGCAGAAGTCAATGACAAGGATTACATTTTCATGAACTATGTCATGAGTGTTCTACCCATTGGTATCGTAGGTTTGCTCTTTGCGGTTATCTTTTCAGCTGCCATGTCATCAACCTCTTCGGAGTTAAATGCACTGGGTAGTACGACAACCATAGATTTTTATAAAAGACGTGTCAAACAAGACGGGGATGACCTTCATTATCTGAAATCTTCAAAGATGTTCACGCTTGCATGGGGCATATTGGCCATCATTGTGGCTTCCACACTCTCACTATTTGAGAATCTAATTCAGGCAGTCAACCTGATCGGTTCTTTGTTCTACCCAACCGTATTGGGAATCTTTGTAGTGGCTTTCTTCTTTAAGAGCATCAAATCAAATGCAGTGTTCATTGGAGCGGTACTCAGTCAGATAGCTATTATAGTTATACACTACCTGAATACGATCGGCCAGGCAGGAATATTCAAAATGGGCTTTCTATGGTACAATGCATTTGGGTGTATTCTGGTGATTGTTTTCAGCTTTATTATCAAGGTAGTGAGGGATAGATAA